The Megalops cyprinoides isolate fMegCyp1 chromosome 10, fMegCyp1.pri, whole genome shotgun sequence genome window below encodes:
- the tnfb gene encoding tumor necrosis factor b (TNF superfamily, member 2) isoform X1, with the protein MSVFRTNHSLRTMAGYTATLTDVESGHRDSMQLMGTQGKPSGSWAWKVCGMLMLVALCGAAALFFVWHVQTQDKSQTNVIEPQPHTKGSHDPHHAVQKIAGNARAAIHLEGEFDPEVNKTSVLWRDEDGQSFYKGGLVLKDNEIIIPQSGLYFVYSQASFRVRCSPGDDRSDQHFPLTHTVMRWSDSFNDQKPLLTAVRSACRREAQGSDSTERWYNAVYLGAVFSLEDGDRLWTQTNRLSDVEGEDGKTFFGLFAL; encoded by the exons ATGTCGGTGTTTCGGA CCAACCATTCACTAAGGACAATGGCAGGGTATACGGCAACACTGACAGATGTGGAAAGTGGTCACAGGGACAGTATGCAGCTGATGGGGACGCAAGGCAAGCCATCGGGCAGCTGGGCATGGAAGGTGTGCGGGATGCTGATGCTTGTGGCTCTGTGTGGGGCCGCTGCCCTGTTCTTCGTCTGGCACGTTCAG ACACAAGATAAGTCACAAACTAATGTGATAGAACCACAACCCCATACAAAAGGGTCACATG atcCACATCATGCAGTGCAGAAAATAGCTGGGAATGCAAGGGCTGCTATCCATCTGGAGG GTGAATTCGACCCCGAGGTCAATAAGACATCGGTACTGTGGAGGGATGAGGATGGCCAGTCTTTCTATAAAGGGGGGCTGGTGTTGAAAGACAACGAGATCATCATTCCACAAAGTGGCCTGTACTTCGTTTACAGCCAGGCTTCATTCAGAGTTCGGTGCAGTCCCGGGGATGACCGCTCTGACCAGCACTTCCCTCTGACTCACACGGTAATGCGCTGGTCAGATTCCTTCAATGACCAGAAGCCCCTGCTCACCGCAGTGCGATCGGCCTGCAGGAGGGAGGCCCAGGGCTCTGATAGCACTGAGCGCTGGTACAACGCTGTCTACCTGGGGGCGGTCTTTAGCTTGGAGGACGGAGACAGACTGTGGACACAGACCAACAGACTGTCAGATGTGGAAGGGGAAGATGGAAAGACATTCTTTGGTTTGTTTGCACTGTAA
- the tnfb gene encoding tumor necrosis factor b (TNF superfamily, member 2) isoform X2, with the protein MAGYTATLTDVESGHRDSMQLMGTQGKPSGSWAWKVCGMLMLVALCGAAALFFVWHVQTQDKSQTNVIEPQPHTKGSHDPHHAVQKIAGNARAAIHLEGEFDPEVNKTSVLWRDEDGQSFYKGGLVLKDNEIIIPQSGLYFVYSQASFRVRCSPGDDRSDQHFPLTHTVMRWSDSFNDQKPLLTAVRSACRREAQGSDSTERWYNAVYLGAVFSLEDGDRLWTQTNRLSDVEGEDGKTFFGLFAL; encoded by the exons ATGGCAGGGTATACGGCAACACTGACAGATGTGGAAAGTGGTCACAGGGACAGTATGCAGCTGATGGGGACGCAAGGCAAGCCATCGGGCAGCTGGGCATGGAAGGTGTGCGGGATGCTGATGCTTGTGGCTCTGTGTGGGGCCGCTGCCCTGTTCTTCGTCTGGCACGTTCAG ACACAAGATAAGTCACAAACTAATGTGATAGAACCACAACCCCATACAAAAGGGTCACATG atcCACATCATGCAGTGCAGAAAATAGCTGGGAATGCAAGGGCTGCTATCCATCTGGAGG GTGAATTCGACCCCGAGGTCAATAAGACATCGGTACTGTGGAGGGATGAGGATGGCCAGTCTTTCTATAAAGGGGGGCTGGTGTTGAAAGACAACGAGATCATCATTCCACAAAGTGGCCTGTACTTCGTTTACAGCCAGGCTTCATTCAGAGTTCGGTGCAGTCCCGGGGATGACCGCTCTGACCAGCACTTCCCTCTGACTCACACGGTAATGCGCTGGTCAGATTCCTTCAATGACCAGAAGCCCCTGCTCACCGCAGTGCGATCGGCCTGCAGGAGGGAGGCCCAGGGCTCTGATAGCACTGAGCGCTGGTACAACGCTGTCTACCTGGGGGCGGTCTTTAGCTTGGAGGACGGAGACAGACTGTGGACACAGACCAACAGACTGTCAGATGTGGAAGGGGAAGATGGAAAGACATTCTTTGGTTTGTTTGCACTGTAA